In Chloroflexota bacterium, the genomic window CGAGTACCATGCGGGTCATCACACTCACCTGAGGAGACCTGGTCCTGATGGACGCCCTTCCCTGGATCCTGCTGATCGTCGTCGCGGTCGTCGTCATCGGCGGCATCGTCATTTACAACGGCCTGGTACGGCTCCGCAACCAGGTCGACGAGGCCTGGAATCAGATCAGCGTGCAGCTCAAGCGCCGGCACGACCTGATCCCGAACCTCGTGAACGCGGTAAAGGGTTACATGGAGTTCGAGCAGGAGACCCTGACCCGGGTCACCGAGGCCCGCAATGCGGCCGTCAGCGCAGCGGGGCAGGGCGCGGCCGCCGCCGGCGGCGCCGAGAACTTCCTGACCGGCGCCCTGCGCCAGCTGTTCGCGCTGGTCGAGAACTACCCCGACCTCAAGGCCAACCAGAACGTCATGCAGCTCCAGGAGGAGCT contains:
- a CDS encoding LemA family protein produces the protein MDALPWILLIVVAVVVIGGIVIYNGLVRLRNQVDEAWNQISVQLKRRHDLIPNLVNAVKGYMEFEQETLTRVTEARNAAVSAAGQGAAAAGGAENFLTGALRQLFALVENYPDLKANQNVMQLQEELTTTENQIGFARQHYNATVRELNTSIQTFPNVLFAGALGFSERDYFQIEETDTAVPEVNLRS